A region of Longimicrobium sp. DNA encodes the following proteins:
- a CDS encoding pitrilysin family protein, whose translation MRRTAALVAALVAALPAAAQTPFPTTPPRPGPVAALAPPTPVVRKLANGLTVMYVRRTEVPAVNATLVVRGAGNTDDPADLPGLASFTASMLDEGAAGRNALQLADALETLGASLSASSGWDATQVNLYALSNNFPQALRLMGDIVARPDFPEREVGRLREERLVALSRNRDEAGAIANNAFPALVYGAQHPYGRFATTEATRRLDRARVQGFHGGRYRPENATLILVGDVDPDALQPVVQSALGAWRASGAASAPAAALPTPTIARSVVYLVDKPGAAQSEIRIGHPGVSRSSPDYYALQVLNTIVGGSFTSRLNTNLREVKGWSYGARSGYQMRQAAGPFTAQAAVVTAKTDSSVVEFMRELGRIRTEAVSAEELDKAKRYLALGFPQTVETNPQVAGQLANLVTYGIEPSFLSTYVQRIMAVTADDVRRVANQYVRPGNAVIVVVGDRSVVEAGLRAVNVAPIEIRDVTEFTK comes from the coding sequence ATGAGACGCACCGCAGCCCTCGTAGCGGCTCTCGTCGCCGCCCTTCCCGCCGCGGCGCAGACGCCGTTCCCCACCACGCCGCCGCGTCCCGGCCCGGTGGCCGCGCTCGCGCCGCCCACGCCGGTGGTGCGCAAGCTGGCCAACGGGCTCACGGTGATGTACGTGCGGCGCACCGAGGTGCCGGCCGTCAACGCCACCCTGGTGGTGCGCGGCGCCGGCAACACGGACGACCCGGCGGACCTCCCCGGCCTCGCCTCCTTCACCGCGTCGATGCTGGACGAGGGCGCCGCCGGCCGCAACGCCCTGCAGCTGGCCGACGCGCTGGAGACGCTGGGCGCCAGCCTGAGCGCGTCGTCCGGGTGGGACGCGACGCAGGTGAACCTGTACGCTCTGAGCAACAACTTCCCGCAGGCGCTGCGTCTGATGGGAGACATCGTCGCCCGCCCCGACTTCCCTGAGCGCGAGGTGGGACGTCTCAGGGAAGAGCGTCTGGTGGCGCTCTCACGCAACCGCGACGAGGCGGGCGCCATCGCCAACAACGCCTTTCCGGCGCTGGTGTACGGCGCGCAGCACCCGTATGGCCGCTTCGCCACCACCGAGGCCACCCGCCGGCTGGACCGCGCGCGGGTGCAGGGCTTCCACGGCGGACGCTACCGCCCGGAGAACGCCACGCTGATCCTGGTGGGCGACGTGGATCCCGACGCGCTGCAGCCGGTGGTGCAGAGCGCGCTGGGTGCCTGGCGCGCCTCCGGCGCGGCTTCGGCCCCGGCGGCGGCGCTGCCGACGCCCACCATCGCCCGCTCGGTGGTGTACCTGGTGGACAAGCCCGGCGCCGCGCAGTCGGAGATCCGCATCGGCCACCCTGGCGTGTCGCGCAGCAGCCCGGACTACTACGCGCTCCAGGTGCTGAACACCATCGTGGGGGGCTCCTTCACCAGCCGCCTCAACACCAACCTGCGCGAGGTGAAGGGCTGGTCGTACGGCGCGCGCTCGGGCTACCAGATGCGCCAGGCGGCGGGCCCCTTCACCGCGCAGGCGGCGGTGGTGACGGCCAAGACGGACAGCTCGGTCGTGGAGTTCATGCGCGAGCTGGGCCGCATCCGCACCGAGGCGGTGAGCGCCGAGGAGCTGGACAAGGCGAAGCGCTACCTTGCGCTCGGCTTCCCGCAGACGGTGGAGACGAATCCGCAGGTGGCCGGGCAGCTCGCCAACCTGGTGACCTACGGCATCGAGCCGTCGTTCCTGAGCACCTACGTGCAGCGCATCATGGCCGTCACGGCGGACGACGTGCGCCGCGTGGCCAACCAGTACGTCCGCCCGGGCAACGCCGTGATCGTCGTCGTCGGCGACCGCTCAGTGGTGGAGGCCGGCCTCCGCGCCGTCAACGTC
- a CDS encoding pitrilysin family protein, with the protein MKRLALLLSLAAAPAAAQEVSIPHTTFTLPNGLRVIVAEDHSTPVAAVNVWYHVGSGYEKPGRTGFAHLFEHVMFEGSRNVKEGDFDNFLEAAGGQNNGSTNTDRTNYYEIVPSNAVELALWLEADRMGGLLDAFNAQKLTGQRDVVKNERRQSYENQPYGLLWETASSALYPAGHPYSWSTIGSMADLDSASVEDVSEFFRMYYAPNNATLTIAGDVSTAQIRPMVERLFGGIARGPAVERPRIPVPQIAQTRYITKEDRVTLPQVSVIWRGVPRGHADEAALDVAAALLTDGKSARLYKRLVYDQQVASQTTSFNNANLLSGDFWVTVRGKQGTQLDSMEAAVTEEVNRLAQAPPAADEVQRVVNQIVTGFVSSLETVAGKADQLNSYQYYFNDPGYVGRDLARYRAVTPADVQRVTRQYLTGKNRIVISFVPTGKTELAAKETD; encoded by the coding sequence ATGAAACGCCTCGCGCTCCTGCTGAGCCTGGCCGCGGCCCCCGCCGCGGCGCAGGAAGTCAGCATCCCCCACACCACCTTTACGCTCCCCAACGGGCTGCGGGTGATCGTGGCGGAAGACCACTCCACCCCGGTGGCGGCCGTAAACGTGTGGTACCACGTGGGGTCCGGCTACGAGAAGCCGGGCCGCACCGGCTTCGCCCACCTCTTTGAGCACGTGATGTTCGAGGGGAGCCGCAACGTCAAGGAAGGCGACTTCGACAACTTCCTGGAAGCGGCGGGCGGGCAGAACAACGGCAGCACCAACACGGACCGCACCAACTACTACGAGATCGTCCCCTCCAACGCCGTTGAGCTGGCGCTCTGGCTGGAGGCGGACCGCATGGGCGGGCTGCTGGACGCGTTCAACGCGCAGAAGCTCACCGGCCAGCGCGACGTGGTGAAGAACGAGCGCCGCCAGTCGTACGAGAATCAGCCGTACGGCCTGCTGTGGGAGACGGCGTCGTCGGCGCTGTACCCGGCCGGGCACCCGTACTCGTGGTCCACCATCGGCTCCATGGCCGACCTGGACTCCGCGTCGGTGGAGGACGTCTCCGAGTTCTTTCGGATGTACTACGCCCCCAACAACGCCACGCTGACCATCGCGGGCGACGTGAGCACGGCGCAGATCCGCCCGATGGTGGAGCGGCTCTTCGGCGGGATCGCGCGCGGCCCGGCCGTGGAGCGCCCGCGCATCCCGGTGCCGCAGATCGCCCAGACGCGCTACATCACCAAGGAAGACCGCGTCACGCTGCCGCAGGTGAGCGTCATCTGGCGCGGCGTGCCCCGCGGCCACGCGGACGAGGCGGCGCTCGACGTCGCCGCCGCGCTGCTGACGGACGGCAAGAGCGCCCGCCTGTACAAGCGCCTGGTGTACGACCAGCAGGTGGCGTCGCAGACCACCTCCTTCAACAACGCCAACCTCCTCTCCGGCGACTTCTGGGTCACCGTCCGCGGGAAGCAGGGGACGCAGCTGGACTCGATGGAGGCGGCGGTGACGGAGGAGGTCAACCGGCTGGCGCAGGCTCCGCCCGCGGCTGACGAGGTGCAGCGCGTGGTGAACCAGATCGTCACCGGCTTCGTGTCGTCGCTGGAGACGGTGGCGGGGAAGGCGGACCAGCTCAACAGCTACCAGTACTACTTCAACGATCCGGGCTACGTGGGCCGCGACCTCGCCCGCTACCGCGCCGTCACCCCGGCCGACGTGCAGCGCGTGACGCGGCAGTACCTCACGGGGAAGAACCGGATCGTGATCAGCTTCGTCCCCACCGGGAAGACGGAGCTTGCCGCCAAGGAGACCGACTGA
- the ispE gene encoding 4-(cytidine 5'-diphospho)-2-C-methyl-D-erythritol kinase, giving the protein MPDAVSVEAPAKVNLRLAILAREASGYHSLESLFCAISLADLLTVRRGDPGIALTVEGSVNTGPPERNLAVRAAHRFYEELGEFPAIAIHLEKCIPSAAGLGGGSSDAAATLRALNALHGEPVDRASLLRMAIELGSDVPFFLCGSALALGWGRGERLLVLPPLPERAVLVAHPGVAMPTPEAFAATAERRGPAPPPRAFAMDAADLADWGAVERLAMNDFGEVVAERIPVLNDALAAMRDAGARIALLAGSGGSVFGVFHTDDARDAARARVEALGLACWSAHTLTALPAPRVDPDPETA; this is encoded by the coding sequence GTGCCTGACGCGGTCTCCGTCGAAGCGCCCGCCAAGGTCAACCTCCGCCTGGCGATCCTGGCCCGCGAGGCGAGCGGCTACCACTCGCTCGAGTCGCTCTTCTGCGCCATCTCGCTGGCCGACTTGCTAACTGTGCGCCGCGGGGATCCTGGCATCGCGCTGACGGTGGAGGGCTCCGTCAATACCGGCCCGCCCGAGCGCAACCTGGCGGTCCGGGCGGCGCACCGCTTCTACGAGGAGCTCGGCGAGTTCCCAGCCATCGCCATCCACCTGGAGAAGTGCATACCGTCCGCCGCGGGGCTGGGCGGCGGAAGCTCCGATGCGGCGGCCACCCTCCGCGCGCTCAACGCGCTCCACGGCGAGCCGGTCGACCGCGCCTCGCTCCTGCGCATGGCGATCGAGCTGGGAAGCGACGTGCCGTTCTTTCTCTGCGGCTCCGCACTGGCGCTCGGGTGGGGAAGGGGAGAGCGCCTCCTGGTCCTTCCCCCGCTTCCCGAGCGCGCCGTGCTGGTGGCGCACCCCGGCGTCGCCATGCCCACTCCGGAGGCCTTCGCCGCCACCGCCGAGCGCCGCGGACCCGCCCCGCCGCCGCGCGCGTTCGCCATGGACGCCGCCGACCTGGCGGATTGGGGCGCGGTGGAGCGGCTGGCGATGAACGACTTCGGTGAGGTGGTGGCGGAGCGAATCCCCGTGCTGAACGACGCCCTCGCAGCCATGCGCGACGCGGGCGCCCGGATCGCGCTCCTGGCCGGGAGCGGCGGCTCCGTCTTCGGCGTCTTCCACACGGACGATGCCCGGGACGCGGCGCGAGCGCGGGTGGAGGCACTGGGGCTGGCGTGCTGGTCCGCGCACACGCTCACCGCCCTCCCCGCCCCGCGGGTTGACCCCGATCCGGAGACGGCCTAG
- a CDS encoding lysylphosphatidylglycerol synthase transmembrane domain-containing protein: MKSYVRVIVGVAATAFFLWLALHEVEWGEVWGHVRSANLPLLLAAIVVSTLGLHVRAMRWKALLAPIRPEIPFEPRIAGTAAGFALNNLLPARVGEFARALVCARVGRIKVGSVFGTLVVERVLDAIVCIVLLFGVIAFEGFPGNSEGVALAQRAARGVAVIAAVLGTGLIVLAAFPERSLRIGDAVAARILPAGIRRHVLDALHAFVGGLGALRDPRLLAQSLAWVVFQWLFLGISFYLAFMAFGIDEPGFAGALFLQSFVSIAVALPSAPGFWGPFELASKYGLDLWGVDESRSVAFALSFHVGGWLSVTAVGLYYIAKLKLSWSELRGSAERVEAEVEADPELAPPKPGLGRA, encoded by the coding sequence ATGAAATCTTATGTCAGGGTGATCGTCGGGGTCGCGGCGACCGCCTTTTTTCTTTGGCTGGCGCTGCACGAGGTGGAGTGGGGCGAGGTGTGGGGGCACGTCCGCTCGGCCAACCTCCCGCTCCTCCTGGCCGCGATCGTGGTTTCCACGCTCGGGCTGCACGTGCGCGCCATGCGCTGGAAGGCGCTCCTGGCACCCATCCGCCCGGAGATCCCCTTTGAGCCGCGCATCGCTGGAACGGCGGCGGGGTTCGCGCTCAACAACCTGCTCCCCGCCCGCGTCGGCGAGTTCGCGCGGGCGCTGGTGTGCGCGCGGGTGGGGCGGATCAAGGTCGGCAGCGTCTTCGGCACGCTGGTGGTGGAGCGCGTGCTGGACGCCATCGTGTGCATCGTCCTCCTCTTTGGGGTGATCGCCTTCGAAGGCTTCCCGGGTAATTCGGAGGGGGTGGCGCTGGCACAGCGGGCGGCGCGCGGCGTGGCGGTGATCGCGGCGGTGCTGGGGACGGGGCTCATCGTGCTCGCCGCCTTCCCGGAGCGCAGCCTGCGGATTGGTGACGCGGTCGCCGCGCGCATCCTGCCGGCCGGCATCCGGCGCCACGTGCTCGATGCGCTGCACGCCTTCGTGGGCGGCCTCGGCGCCCTGCGAGACCCGCGGCTCCTGGCGCAGTCGCTCGCGTGGGTCGTCTTCCAGTGGCTCTTCCTCGGGATCTCCTTCTACCTCGCCTTCATGGCGTTCGGGATCGACGAGCCGGGATTCGCCGGGGCGCTCTTCCTCCAGTCGTTCGTCAGCATCGCCGTCGCTCTCCCCTCCGCGCCCGGCTTCTGGGGGCCGTTCGAGCTGGCCAGCAAGTATGGACTCGATCTCTGGGGGGTGGACGAGTCGCGCTCGGTGGCGTTCGCGCTCTCCTTTCACGTGGGCGGATGGCTGAGCGTGACGGCGGTGGGGCTATACTACATCGCCAAGCTGAAGCTGAGCTGGAGCGAGCTGCGCGGGAGCGCGGAACGCGTGGAAGCCGAGGTCGAGGCCGACCCCGAACTCGCGCCGCCGAAGCCGGGGCTGGGGCGTGCCTGA
- a CDS encoding Hpt domain-containing protein, with protein MSQPLSEYFAREAGDFLDELDALVAASDTPDANRLFRLARGVRGSAQIAGVEGVARVAERLEDAARSVRDGTLPWDGAMGERVRATAADLRRLVASHADGGPGDEALAAAAEARWEGTGAHHRADDGAPPEGEMLEFVRREIGGVVDEMDRALVELAAAPTGREPLRSVLRRMRPVRGVTGVSALGPVLEVLEGIEDTAADAFTRTTPLGGEAQELLTAARDALRAAADLLGAGAALDTMLELDRFREIRDRAEGAEDESDAGVIPISRFFFEDAGPHIVSSPTAPVVDAEGNGLQDDVDAFLRMEATGFLDRAEALIAGAPQARRRFGRVARQLASLASHVAELAGTYAMNAIAGAAHAASAALRTATSVEEARAALRSLRAALPGGSPAEPEEEPSVVPIESLLYTPEDALRAALALRDRAVALAPAGTPLRDVMDELFGLLEVGAGETA; from the coding sequence ATGTCCCAGCCGCTGAGCGAGTACTTCGCCAGGGAAGCGGGCGACTTCCTGGACGAGCTCGACGCCCTCGTCGCCGCCTCCGACACGCCGGACGCCAACCGGCTCTTCCGCCTGGCGCGCGGGGTCCGCGGGAGCGCGCAGATCGCCGGTGTGGAGGGCGTGGCGCGCGTGGCCGAGCGGCTGGAGGACGCGGCGCGCTCCGTCCGCGACGGCACGCTGCCATGGGACGGCGCGATGGGCGAGCGGGTGAGGGCCACCGCCGCCGACCTGCGCCGCCTCGTTGCATCGCACGCCGACGGCGGACCCGGCGACGAGGCGCTGGCCGCCGCGGCGGAGGCGCGCTGGGAGGGCACCGGCGCCCATCACCGCGCGGATGACGGCGCGCCTCCCGAGGGGGAGATGCTGGAGTTCGTGCGGAGAGAGATCGGCGGTGTGGTGGACGAGATGGACCGCGCCCTGGTGGAGTTGGCGGCGGCGCCAACCGGCCGGGAGCCGCTCCGTTCGGTGCTGCGCCGGATGCGACCCGTGCGCGGGGTGACCGGAGTGAGCGCGCTGGGGCCCGTCCTGGAGGTGCTGGAGGGGATCGAGGACACCGCCGCGGACGCCTTCACGCGCACCACCCCGCTGGGCGGCGAGGCGCAGGAGCTCCTGACCGCGGCCCGCGACGCCCTGCGCGCCGCGGCCGACCTGCTGGGCGCAGGCGCCGCGCTGGACACCATGCTGGAGCTGGACCGCTTCCGAGAGATCCGCGACCGCGCCGAGGGGGCGGAGGACGAGAGCGACGCCGGGGTCATCCCCATCAGCCGGTTCTTTTTCGAGGACGCGGGACCGCACATCGTCTCCTCCCCCACCGCTCCCGTGGTGGACGCGGAGGGGAACGGGCTGCAGGACGACGTGGACGCCTTCCTCCGCATGGAGGCGACGGGCTTCCTGGACCGGGCGGAGGCGCTGATCGCGGGGGCTCCGCAGGCGCGCCGCCGCTTCGGGCGCGTGGCGCGGCAGCTCGCCTCGCTCGCCTCGCACGTGGCCGAGCTGGCGGGGACGTACGCCATGAACGCCATCGCGGGCGCGGCGCACGCGGCATCGGCGGCGTTGCGCACGGCGACGTCGGTGGAGGAGGCGCGCGCCGCCCTGCGCAGCCTGCGCGCCGCGCTCCCCGGCGGCTCGCCCGCCGAGCCTGAGGAGGAGCCCAGCGTCGTCCCCATCGAGTCGCTCCTGTACACGCCCGAGGATGCATTGCGGGCCGCGCTGGCTCTCCGCGACCGGGCCGTCGCGCTCGCGCCGGCCGGCACGCCGCTCCGTGACGTGATGGACGAGCTGTTCGGATTGCTCGAGGTCGGAGCGGGCGAGACCGCATAA
- a CDS encoding pyridoxine 5'-phosphate synthase — MRLYVNVDHIATVRQARGTDEPDPVRAAVLCELGGADGITVHLREDRRHIQDRDVRLLLETARTGVNLELAAASDVLALAEEWRPMQITLVPERRQEVTTEGGLALGTEEARREIGAALQRLKIAGSRTSLFIDPDDDAVRASAELGAEAVELHTGEYANARGAERAQQLARLANAAALARAAGLAVHAGHGLTYENVTPVAAIAEIEELNIGHSIVSRAVLVGIERATREMAEILRRART, encoded by the coding sequence ATGAGGCTGTACGTAAACGTCGACCACATCGCCACCGTCCGCCAGGCGCGCGGCACCGACGAGCCGGACCCGGTGCGCGCCGCTGTCCTGTGCGAGCTGGGCGGCGCGGACGGCATCACCGTGCACCTGCGCGAGGACCGGCGCCACATCCAGGACCGTGACGTCCGCCTGCTGCTGGAGACCGCGCGCACCGGCGTGAACCTGGAGCTCGCGGCGGCGTCGGACGTGCTCGCGCTGGCGGAAGAGTGGCGGCCGATGCAGATCACCCTGGTGCCCGAGCGGCGCCAGGAGGTGACCACCGAGGGCGGGCTCGCGCTGGGGACGGAGGAGGCGCGTCGGGAGATCGGCGCCGCGCTCCAGCGTTTGAAAATCGCGGGCTCCCGCACCTCGCTCTTCATCGATCCGGACGACGACGCCGTGCGCGCCAGCGCGGAGCTGGGCGCGGAGGCGGTGGAGCTGCACACGGGCGAGTACGCCAACGCCCGCGGCGCCGAGCGCGCGCAACAGCTCGCGCGGCTGGCGAATGCGGCGGCGCTGGCCCGCGCGGCCGGGCTGGCGGTGCATGCGGGGCACGGTCTCACCTACGAGAACGTGACGCCGGTGGCCGCCATCGCCGAGATCGAAGAGCTGAACATCGGGCACTCCATCGTGTCGCGCGCGGTGCTGGTGGGGATCGAGCGCGCCACGCGCGAAATGGCCGAGATCCTCCGCCGCGCGCGCACGTGA
- a CDS encoding DUF2520 domain-containing protein: MSAERLWIVGAGRLGLALGLALHRSGAFASLAYSGRRADPPPHPLFEDDPPPASYRAGLDVPSDDLTGIVLAVPDAAIPGVAAALAELPLPRTVPVLHSSGALSVDALAPLAEHGHPVGGMHALAAIADPVAGADRLLGATFGVEGEGDARALAERIVRGCGGRVLIVPSEGKPLYHAAAVFAANYAVVLLGVAERLMAEAGVPPEEARTALASLAAGAIENVAARDPSAALTGPVARGDEETVRLHLARLSGADRPLYSLLAREALQLARDAGLPRESAARVATLLNDAE, encoded by the coding sequence TTGAGCGCAGAACGGCTCTGGATCGTGGGCGCCGGACGGTTGGGGCTGGCCCTCGGGCTCGCCCTGCACCGCTCCGGCGCCTTTGCGTCGCTGGCCTACTCGGGACGCCGCGCCGATCCACCGCCGCACCCGTTGTTCGAAGACGATCCTCCCCCCGCGTCGTACCGCGCGGGGCTGGATGTGCCGTCAGACGACCTCACCGGGATCGTGCTGGCCGTTCCCGATGCGGCGATTCCCGGTGTGGCGGCGGCGCTGGCGGAGCTTCCCTTGCCGCGAACCGTCCCCGTGCTGCACTCGAGCGGCGCGCTGTCGGTGGATGCGCTAGCGCCGCTCGCCGAGCACGGGCACCCTGTAGGCGGGATGCACGCGCTCGCGGCGATTGCCGATCCGGTGGCGGGAGCGGACCGCCTGCTCGGCGCCACCTTTGGCGTGGAGGGGGAGGGCGACGCGCGTGCGCTGGCCGAGCGTATCGTGCGTGGATGCGGCGGGCGCGTGCTGATCGTGCCCTCCGAAGGGAAGCCGCTGTACCACGCGGCGGCGGTCTTCGCGGCCAACTACGCCGTGGTGCTGCTGGGCGTGGCGGAGCGGCTGATGGCGGAGGCGGGAGTGCCGCCGGAGGAGGCGCGGACCGCGCTTGCGTCGCTCGCCGCCGGCGCGATCGAGAACGTGGCGGCACGCGACCCATCCGCCGCGCTCACCGGCCCCGTCGCGCGCGGCGACGAGGAGACGGTGCGGCTGCACCTGGCGCGGTTGTCCGGCGCGGACCGGCCGCTATATTCCCTCCTCGCCCGCGAGGCCCTGCAACTGGCGCGGGACGCCGGCCTGCCGCGCGAGTCCGCCGCCCGTGTCGCGACGCTCCTGAATGACGCCGAGTGA
- the hflX gene encoding GTPase HflX produces MGAPSKSETAQVTEEHLEELERLSDTAGVEVVGSMIQRLDSPHPKFYIGEGKAEELKLQVEAEGATLIIFDDELSPAQGRNLEKLVGTRLMDRAELILDIFATRARSAEARAQVELAQLQYLRPRLTRMWSHLSRVRGGVGMRGPGETQLETDRRMIDHRIVRLKDELERVARTRATQRKGRTGQLRAALVGYTNAGKSSILRKLSGTDVFVEDRLFATLDPTTRTVDAGEGAVALVTDTVGFIRKLPHHLVASFRATLEEARESDVLLHVIDSSHHAWEEQRVVVEEVLASLGLADHPTVLVFNKVDRLTHDEEEGLRARVQGPDAPPAIFVSTVEEGKLEPLSKLLNDEVKRLRPDVWLTLPSSQGGLLAEVYREGEVLEREDKGTEVRLRARVPVATLGRLRSRGVRVYGDG; encoded by the coding sequence GTGGGGGCGCCGTCGAAGTCGGAGACGGCGCAGGTTACCGAGGAGCACCTGGAGGAGCTGGAGCGCCTGTCGGACACGGCCGGGGTGGAGGTGGTCGGGTCGATGATCCAGCGGCTGGACTCGCCGCACCCCAAGTTCTACATCGGCGAGGGGAAGGCGGAGGAGCTCAAGCTGCAGGTGGAGGCGGAGGGCGCCACCCTGATCATCTTCGACGACGAGCTCTCGCCGGCGCAGGGGCGCAACCTGGAGAAGCTGGTGGGGACGCGCCTGATGGACCGCGCGGAGCTGATCCTGGACATCTTCGCCACGCGCGCCCGCAGCGCCGAAGCGCGCGCCCAGGTGGAGCTGGCGCAGCTCCAGTACCTGCGCCCGCGCCTCACGCGGATGTGGAGCCACCTTTCGCGCGTGCGCGGCGGCGTCGGCATGCGCGGCCCCGGCGAAACACAGCTCGAGACGGACCGCCGGATGATCGACCACCGCATCGTCCGCCTCAAGGACGAGCTGGAGCGCGTCGCCCGCACCCGTGCCACGCAGCGCAAGGGACGCACGGGGCAGCTCCGCGCCGCGCTGGTGGGCTACACCAACGCCGGCAAGTCGTCGATCCTGCGCAAGCTGTCAGGGACGGACGTGTTCGTGGAGGACCGCCTCTTCGCCACGCTCGACCCCACCACGCGCACCGTGGACGCCGGCGAGGGGGCGGTGGCGCTGGTGACGGACACGGTCGGCTTCATCCGCAAGCTCCCGCACCACCTGGTCGCGTCGTTCCGCGCCACACTGGAGGAGGCGCGCGAGTCGGACGTGCTGCTGCACGTCATCGATTCGTCGCACCACGCGTGGGAGGAGCAGCGCGTGGTGGTGGAAGAGGTGCTCGCCAGCCTCGGCCTGGCCGACCACCCGACGGTGCTCGTCTTCAACAAGGTGGACCGGCTGACGCACGACGAGGAAGAAGGGCTGCGGGCGCGGGTGCAGGGCCCCGACGCGCCGCCGGCGATCTTCGTCTCCACTGTGGAAGAAGGGAAGCTGGAGCCCCTTTCGAAGCTCCTCAACGACGAGGTGAAGAGGCTGCGCCCGGACGTATGGCTCACCCTCCCCTCGTCGCAGGGCGGGCTGCTGGCGGAGGTGTACCGCGAAGGCGAGGTGCTGGAGCGCGAGGACAAGGGCACCGAGGTCCGCCTCCGCGCCCGCGTGCCGGTGGCCACGCTGGGGCGGCTGCGCAGCCGCGGCGTGCGCGTGTACGGCGACGGTTGA
- a CDS encoding type II toxin-antitoxin system HicA family toxin: protein MSAWPSSKAKRVLAALFRIGWRIKRQRGSHRTLEREGWDNIVFAWHDDVEIGPRALAQLARETGLRRDDL from the coding sequence ATGAGCGCCTGGCCTTCCTCGAAGGCCAAACGCGTACTTGCGGCACTCTTCCGGATCGGTTGGAGGATAAAGCGGCAACGAGGTTCGCACCGGACACTGGAGCGTGAGGGATGGGACAACATCGTGTTCGCGTGGCACGACGATGTCGAAATAGGACCGCGAGCGCTCGCACAACTTGCGCGTGAGACGGGCCTGAGACGGGATGATCTCTGA
- a CDS encoding type II toxin-antitoxin system HicB family antitoxin, with product MELNIEIERETDGRWLASIPALRGVMVYGATRAEAVLNVQALALHVIADRMEHGEPVPDPLRIEFLAA from the coding sequence ATGGAACTCAACATCGAGATCGAACGGGAGACGGACGGGCGCTGGCTCGCGTCTATCCCGGCGCTTCGCGGCGTCATGGTGTACGGCGCGACGCGTGCTGAAGCGGTTTTGAACGTGCAGGCGCTGGCTCTGCACGTGATCGCTGACCGAATGGAACATGGAGAACCTGTGCCTGACCCGCTTCGAATCGAGTTCCTGGCCGCATGA